Proteins encoded within one genomic window of Ostrinia nubilalis chromosome 5, ilOstNubi1.1, whole genome shotgun sequence:
- the LOC135071985 gene encoding peroxisomal targeting signal 1 receptor yields the protein MSLNKLVGGDCGGNNSLVQLSSIVGRDASFSQPLSQADSFVHEFMAQNSQVPQTFNMNTLLNNLPVSDQAKTTQPLNTNHQVQNFIPQTSRPWSAGPSVSFMPPTMMRPFQMPHQPFLHAPGPSNVQIQYLNESELENTDVKAKAQEYVNSVKDDDELAYNQFMNFMKKISAGELNLGATTEDQKKLSKDEILDEMAEKYKDEWAKLSDVSDYWGSEEANGISKEYNFTEANVMLENKSALEIGKEKLKMGDIPGAVLCFEAAVQQAPDSAEAWFLLGTTQAENEQDPLAITALKKSLEIDPRQLEAYLTLAAAYTNENMSKYAYMSLFDWLKASPKYSDLCPLDIDPKNLDIKDLENHVKTFYIKAAQLNPNQIDPDVQNGLGVLFNINQEYDKAVDCFKTALSVASDNAKLWNRLGATLANSERSEEAVEAYHHALNLEPGFIRARYNVGITCMNLGAHKQAAEHFLVALNQQYKSKSLHPSSSSVDTSSSTIWTTLRMVCSFMGEHDVAKLVDERNLSELNKFFEIE from the coding sequence ATGTCACTCAATAAATTAGTAGGAGGTGACTGCGGTGGAAATAATTCATTGGTACAGCTCTCCAGTATCGTCGGTCGCGATGCATCTTTCTCGCAACCTCTTTCTCAGGCGGACAGCTTTGTGCACGAATTTATGGCCCAGAACTCTCAGGTGCCACAAACGTTCAACATGAACACTCTTCTCAATAATTTGCCAGTTTCGGATCAAGCTAAAACCACACAACCACTCAACACAAATCATCAAGTTCAGAACTTCATACCTCAAACCAGCCGGCCTTGGTCAGCAGGGCCATCAGTTTCCTTCATGCCTCCAACAATGATGAGGCCATTTCAAATGCCTCACCAGCCTTTTCTTCATGCTCCAGGTCCTTCTAATGTTCAAATCCAATATCTGAATGAATCTGAATTAGAAAACACTGATGTCAAAGCTAAGGCTCAAGAATATGTGAACAGTGTGaaggatgatgatgaacttGCTTACAATCAGTTTATgaactttatgaaaaaaataagtgCAGGAGAGCTCAACTTGGGTGCAACTACTGAAGACCAGAAAAAGCTTAGTAAAGATGAGATTTTAGATGAAATGgcagaaaaatataaagatgAATGGGCTAAGCTCAGTGATGTTTCTGACTACTGGGGATCAGAAGAAGCAAATGGCATTAGTAAAGAATATAACTTCACTGAAGCAAATGTTATGTTAGAAAATAAGAGTGCTCTTGAAATAGGCAAGGAGAAATTGAAAATGGGAGATATACCAGGAGCAGTGCTGTGCTTTGAAGCTGCAGTACAGCAGGCTCCAGACTCTGCTGAGGCATGGTTCCTGCTCGGCACGACTCAAGCTGAAAATGAACAAGATCCTCTGGCCATAACCGCCCTGAAGAAGTCTCTAGAAATAGACCCCAGGCAATTGGAAGCTTATCTAACTCTGGCTGCGGCTTACACAAATGAGAACATGTCCAAATATGCGTACATGTCATTATTTGATTGGTTGAAAGCTAGTCCTAAATACAGTGACCTGTGTCCCTTAGATATTGATCCTAAAAATTTAGATATCAAAGACTTGGAGAACCATGTAAAGACATTTTACATCAAAGCAGCACAATTGAACCCAAATCAGATTGATCCTGATGTGCAAAatggtttgggtgtgttgttCAACATAAATCAAGAGTATGACAAAGCTGTAGACTGTTTTAAAACTGCTTTAAGTGTTGCCAGTGATAATGCCAAGTTGTGGAACAGACTGGGAGCCACACTGGCTAATAGTGAAAGGTCTGAAGAGGCAGTTGAAGCTTATCATCATGCTTTGAATTTGGAACCGGGGTTCATCAGAGCCAGGTACAATGTGGGCATCACTTGCATGAATTTAGGAGCTCACAAACAGGCAGCAGAGCACTTCCTTGTGGCATTGAATCAGCAATACAAATCTAAGAGTTTGCATCCAAGTTCATCCTCTGTAGACACCAGCTCCTCAACTATTTGGACCACTTTGAGAATGGTTTGCTCTTTCATGGGTGAGCATGATGTGGCCAAGTTAGTTGATGAGAGGAATTTATCAGAGCTAAATAAGTTTTTCGAAATTGAGTAA
- the LOC135071984 gene encoding probable tRNA (uracil-O(2)-)-methyltransferase: MFIQTSMSPELFWKSVNILITKFNVINKRLWGCNTIFSCCCKPTNNMWEHPKTCTKLQDKGDPQPDIDLLFKELQIEQCIGAEEVDACATVVVIELLPKLYSQKKAYQLILMEKGKELVTFYDITPEGYNQNLCPDFIYSLALENGILSLKTNLDNVSNSKSYQWLVKQVLPQFVKWGEEENVKKHMCTESLSLISTDDYYKKYNELKLKYGKEMVEIWPEVTDPSKFVYEDVAIATYLLLLWENGNEENRKKTFVDLGCGNGLLVYILTKEGHTGVGIDVRKRQIWDMYPDDVKLEIKTIIPSDLNLFPEADWLIGNHSDELTPWIPVIAARSSYKCNFFLLPCCAFNFDGSKYQRKDSSKSQYTEYLEYVKDLCVSCGFVTHVDRLKIPSTKRICLVGQKRSHTEDMYLEYCNDIKKLIDKSCGCTDNKASKSDPWVADFKARDPVERIRNCTKIDKGTIESMVNCIANYLLQGCNLETEWSCGRLVNLCELIHLLNEDQLKAMKAECGGLQTLLRNHHHIFKVQSGQVQLRYPKNIDEVSKNVSKPNKNIKVKRKSCWFYAHHPQGCPLIDSKCSYLHQK, encoded by the exons ATGTTCATACAGACTTCAATGTCCCCAGAATTATTTTGGAAGTCCGTCAATATTTTGATAACCAAATtcaatgttattaataaaaggTTATGGGGTTGCAATACAATTTTCAGTTGTTGTTGCAAACCTACAAATAATATGTGGGAGCATCCCAAAACTTGTACAAAATTGCAAGATAAAGGAGATCCTCAGCCAGACATAGACTTACTATTCAAGGAATTGCAAATAGAACAGTGTATTGGAGCTGAAGAAGTTGATGCTTGTGCAACAGTTGTTGTAATTGAATTACTTCCAAAATTATATTCACAGAAGAAAGCATATCAGCTAATTCTTATGGAAAAAGGGAAAGAGCTTGTAACTTTCTATGATATAACACCAGAAGGATATAACCAAAACTTGTGTcctgattttatttattcacttgCTTTAGAAAATGGGATATTGTCATTGAAAACTAATTTAG ACAATGTTTCTAACTCAAAATCATACCAATGGCTAGTAAAGCAAGTACTACCACAATTTGTGAAATGGGGAGAGGAAGAAAATGTAAAGAAGCACATGTGTACTGAATCTTTGAGTTTGATATCAACAGATGATTATTACAAAAAGTATAATGAGCTAAAACTCAAATATGGTAAAGAAATGGTTGAG ATTTGGCCAGAAGTAACAGACCCCTCTAAGTTTGTGTATGAGGATGTTGCAATAGCTACATATTTATTGTTGCTGTGGGAAAATGGAAATGAAGAAAATAGAAAGAAAACTTTTGTAGACCTTGGTTGTGGTAATGGGTTGTTGGTCTATATTCTAACTAAAGAAGGACATACTGGAGTGGGCATAGATGTGAGAAAAAGACAAATATGGGATATGTATCCTGATGATGTGAAACTAGAG ataaaaacaataataccaTCAGATTTGAATTTATTCCCTGAAGCTGATTGGCTAATTGGAAACCACTCAGATGAACTTACACCATGGATACCAGTAATTGCTGCCAGAAGTTCCTACAAATGCAATTTTTTCCTTCTCCCATGTTGTGCTTTTAATTTTGATGGTAGTAAATACCAAAGAAAAGATTCTTCTAAAAGCCAGTACACAGAATATCTAGAGTATGTCAAAGATTTATGTGTAAGTTGTGGATTTGTCACACATGTGGACAGGCTAAAGATTCCTAGTACTAAAAGGATATGCCTTGTGGGACAAAAGAGATCACATACAGAAGACATGTACTTAGAATATTGCAATGACATCAAAAAGTTAATAGATAAAAGTTGTGGATGTACAGACAATAAAGCTAGCAAATCTGACCCTTGGGTGGCAGACTTCAAAGCTAGAGATCCAGTAGAAAGAATAAGAAATTGCACCAAAATAGACAAAGGTACCATAGAATCAATGGTAAATTGCATTGCAAATTATTTACTGCAAGGTTGTAATTTGGAGACTGAATGGTCTTGTGGTAGGTTAGTGAATTTATGTGAACTAATCCATTTGTTAAATGAGGACCAACTGAAAGCCATGAAAGCTGAATGTGGTGGACTACAAACTCTTTTAAGGAATCATCATCATATTTTTAAAGTGCAAAGTGGTCAAGTTCAGTTACGGTATCCTAAAAATATTGATGAAGTGAGCAAAAATGTCTCCAAAcctaataaaaacataaaagtgAAGCGAAAATCTTGTTGGTTTTATGCTCATCATCCACAAGGTTGCCCACTAATAGACAGTAAGTGTAGTTATTTACATCAAAAGTGa